A section of the Marinoscillum sp. 108 genome encodes:
- a CDS encoding SpoIIE family protein phosphatase, whose translation MNIYAKLTLLCVSLVFFTSSVLYFFVNRELERTFSEELLSNVTKQSEQTISNIERFVYSRLNELKIAATDPYFRQDNISQADLTRKLQELESLNDLYASFSFFNNDRLRIADSKSLSVGKTHSLSTYWTKISPTIDAVVDVDRSESTELNVMNFATVVKDPETREPKGVLVGSILVDELYKFMGDISLGENERQLSVTLLDEGGIILYTQDESKTVLQDKFADFDLIQKVKNASARVERIETEDQFLFVAKEQGYLNNVGNDWTLVVSIGKEEALLPLAEIQKKLLWVILLALGASIILALIVANIFVRPIVKLSKIAEDLGKGNLSAEIKITSNDEVGKLASQLSNASQVLIRRLDEQKKLNDKLEHQKNEMVAQKQLLEQANRQVSDSIIYAQRIQRSILPEITVLSKLVKDAFVFYEPKDVVSGDFYWFERVRQGRNEYLIIACADCTGHGVPGAIMSIMGSNQLTNIVYYQNYIDPNKILARLDKVIKFELKRDENQNQDGLEIGICIINLDDLKMEFAGAGIPLYLIKKGTNELITYKSPKFMIGGIEGDEKEVAGKLNKEEVQLEEGDKIYLSSDGFQDQFGGEHDKKFLSKNFKKLIEDISEKPMSDQIKDLENAFRSWKKNTPQTDDVVVIGVEV comes from the coding sequence ATGAACATATATGCCAAGCTCACCCTTCTCTGTGTCTCTCTAGTCTTTTTCACCTCTTCGGTGCTTTACTTCTTTGTAAACCGGGAACTGGAGCGCACTTTTTCTGAGGAGCTTTTATCCAATGTCACCAAACAATCCGAGCAAACCATTTCCAACATAGAGCGGTTCGTCTACTCCAGACTGAATGAACTGAAAATAGCTGCGACCGACCCTTACTTCAGACAAGACAACATCTCACAAGCTGACCTCACCCGCAAGTTGCAGGAACTGGAAAGCCTCAATGACCTGTACGCTAGCTTTTCCTTTTTCAACAATGACCGCTTGAGAATCGCGGATAGTAAGTCACTTTCTGTGGGAAAAACACACTCATTGAGCACTTACTGGACCAAGATATCACCTACTATAGATGCGGTGGTGGATGTAGACAGATCAGAATCCACAGAGCTGAATGTAATGAATTTCGCCACTGTGGTGAAGGATCCTGAAACTAGAGAGCCAAAGGGTGTGCTGGTTGGGAGTATTCTGGTTGACGAGCTCTATAAGTTTATGGGTGACATCTCTCTTGGTGAAAACGAAAGACAGCTGAGTGTAACCCTCCTGGATGAGGGTGGCATCATTCTATACACACAAGACGAGAGCAAGACTGTCCTACAGGACAAATTTGCCGATTTTGACCTGATCCAAAAGGTAAAAAATGCCTCTGCCCGTGTGGAGCGAATCGAGACAGAAGATCAGTTTCTGTTTGTGGCAAAAGAGCAAGGCTATCTAAACAATGTCGGTAACGACTGGACGCTCGTGGTGAGCATAGGGAAAGAAGAGGCCTTGCTACCACTTGCCGAAATTCAGAAAAAACTATTGTGGGTGATCTTACTGGCCCTGGGTGCTTCGATCATACTCGCACTGATCGTAGCTAATATTTTCGTGAGGCCCATCGTAAAACTGAGTAAAATCGCCGAGGATCTGGGTAAGGGGAATCTCTCTGCCGAAATCAAAATCACCTCCAATGATGAGGTAGGCAAGCTCGCTTCACAACTCTCAAACGCTTCACAGGTGCTGATCAGGCGTCTGGATGAGCAAAAGAAACTAAATGATAAGCTGGAACACCAGAAAAATGAGATGGTCGCTCAGAAACAATTGCTGGAGCAAGCCAACAGGCAGGTGTCAGACAGTATCATCTATGCCCAAAGAATTCAGCGATCTATTCTACCAGAGATCACTGTCCTCTCCAAATTAGTGAAGGATGCCTTTGTTTTTTACGAACCAAAAGATGTAGTAAGTGGAGACTTTTACTGGTTTGAGCGGGTCAGACAAGGTAGAAATGAATACCTCATCATCGCCTGTGCCGACTGTACTGGCCATGGTGTACCGGGAGCCATCATGTCTATCATGGGGAGTAACCAGCTGACCAACATCGTGTATTATCAAAATTACATTGATCCAAATAAGATCCTGGCCCGATTGGACAAGGTTATCAAATTTGAACTGAAGCGTGATGAAAACCAGAACCAGGATGGCCTGGAAATAGGCATCTGCATCATCAATCTGGACGATCTGAAAATGGAATTTGCCGGAGCGGGGATACCACTTTATCTCATCAAGAAAGGAACCAATGAGCTCATTACATACAAGAGCCCTAAGTTTATGATTGGTGGCATAGAGGGTGACGAAAAAGAGGTGGCAGGAAAGCTGAATAAAGAAGAAGTACAGCTGGAAGAAGGTGATAAAATTTACCTTTCATCAGATGGCTTTCAAGATCAGTTCGGCGGAGAGCATGATAAGAAGTTCCTAAGTAAAAACTTCAAAAAGCTCATTGAAGACATCTCTGAAAAACCTATGAGTGATCAAATCAAGGACCTGGAAAATGCCTTTAGATCATGGAAAAAAAATACACCTCAAACAGACGATGTAGTGGTCATCGGTGTTGAGGTGTAG
- the msrB gene encoding peptide-methionine (R)-S-oxide reductase MsrB — MNGLKLLSTVIILGILSQACAQEKTANESGQEKTTESDIIPIKLANSEWKQRLSPEAYYVMREQGTERAFTGAYWDHKKEGTYVCKACDLPLFSSETKFKSGTGWPSFYEPLAKSNVGEEKDSSYGMARTEVHCARCGGHLGHIFPDGPKPTGLRYCINSVSLNFKPKD; from the coding sequence ATGAACGGATTAAAATTATTAAGTACGGTAATTATCCTTGGAATCCTCAGCCAGGCATGCGCCCAGGAAAAAACAGCTAATGAGAGCGGCCAGGAGAAAACTACAGAAAGTGATATCATCCCAATTAAACTAGCAAATTCGGAATGGAAGCAAAGACTTTCACCGGAAGCCTATTATGTAATGAGAGAGCAAGGCACAGAGCGTGCTTTTACAGGAGCCTATTGGGATCATAAAAAAGAAGGAACTTATGTGTGTAAAGCCTGTGACCTACCTCTATTCAGCTCTGAGACCAAATTCAAATCCGGTACAGGGTGGCCGAGTTTCTATGAGCCTCTGGCAAAGTCAAATGTAGGGGAAGAAAAAGACTCTTCATACGGGATGGCTCGCACCGAAGTGCATTGTGCCAGATGTGGTGGTCACCTAGGACATATTTTCCCTGATGGCCCCAAACCCACAGGTTTGAGGTACTGCATCAACTCTGTATCTCTGAATTTTAAACCGAAGGACTGA
- a CDS encoding pitrilysin family protein, whose product MKRITLYLFNIVICLAVFAQKQTPPAGGTPKDFTLPEKTTFKLDNGLTVVMIPYGNLPKVTVSAVVKTGNIHEGEGQIWLADITADLMQEGTTTRTAQEVSLAAANMGGQINIGVGPNQTTASGEVLSEFGADLVGLIADVLQQPAFPGGELSRLINDRKRDLSVQMSRPQPQATEKFNKIIYGNHPYGDIYPTEEILDSYTIDDVRKFYSDNFGAQRTVVYVAGVFNEAEMKEAITKAFSQWVTGPAVSFDVPEAVAKPGVEILDRADAPQSTIIMGLPVVDPSHPDFIPLSVTNYLLGGSFASRITSNIREDKGYTYSPRSTVDTRYGAATWYEMADVTTDVTGPSLKEISYEINKLRSEVPGVEELDGIKNYRAGIFVLQNSSPGGIIGQLSFLDLYGLDDSYLTEYVKNVYAVTPEQVTEMTRKYLDYEKMTIVVVGDKKVIEKQIEDYQNALDNF is encoded by the coding sequence ATGAAGCGCATTACATTATATTTATTCAACATCGTTATTTGCCTGGCAGTGTTTGCTCAAAAACAAACACCACCCGCCGGAGGAACTCCAAAGGATTTTACCCTACCTGAGAAAACCACTTTCAAACTGGATAATGGTTTGACTGTGGTGATGATACCTTACGGAAACCTTCCGAAGGTGACTGTCAGTGCTGTAGTGAAAACCGGCAATATTCATGAAGGGGAAGGTCAGATATGGTTGGCAGATATTACCGCTGACCTGATGCAGGAGGGCACCACCACCCGCACAGCTCAGGAGGTATCACTGGCTGCCGCTAATATGGGTGGTCAGATCAATATAGGAGTAGGCCCCAACCAGACCACAGCGTCAGGCGAGGTGCTTTCCGAATTTGGTGCTGACCTTGTAGGCCTGATCGCCGATGTGTTGCAGCAGCCGGCTTTTCCAGGAGGAGAACTCAGCAGATTGATCAATGACAGGAAAAGAGACCTGAGTGTTCAGATGTCCAGGCCGCAGCCTCAGGCTACGGAGAAGTTCAATAAGATTATATATGGAAATCATCCTTATGGAGATATCTACCCTACAGAGGAAATACTGGATAGCTACACCATTGATGATGTACGCAAATTTTACAGCGACAATTTTGGAGCTCAGCGTACGGTGGTGTATGTGGCTGGCGTTTTCAATGAGGCTGAGATGAAGGAGGCAATAACCAAAGCCTTCTCGCAGTGGGTCACAGGCCCTGCTGTGAGCTTTGATGTGCCTGAGGCTGTGGCTAAGCCCGGTGTGGAAATTCTGGATAGGGCAGATGCTCCCCAGTCTACTATCATCATGGGGCTGCCTGTGGTAGATCCTTCGCATCCGGATTTCATTCCACTTTCTGTGACCAATTATTTGTTGGGAGGTTCTTTTGCCTCCAGGATCACCTCGAACATTAGGGAAGACAAAGGCTATACGTACTCACCCAGAAGTACAGTAGATACCAGGTATGGAGCTGCCACCTGGTATGAAATGGCAGATGTGACCACTGATGTTACAGGGCCTTCTCTCAAGGAGATTTCGTATGAGATCAATAAGCTGAGGAGTGAGGTCCCGGGAGTTGAAGAATTGGACGGTATTAAGAATTATAGAGCAGGGATATTTGTTTTGCAAAACTCATCTCCTGGTGGAATTATCGGTCAGCTGTCGTTTCTAGACTTATACGGCCTGGATGACTCATACCTCACCGAATATGTAAAGAATGTTTATGCCGTCACACCCGAGCAGGTGACTGAGATGACTCGTAAGTATCTGGATTATGAGAAAATGACCATCGTGGTGGTAGGAGATAAAAAGGTGATTGAAAAGCAGATAGAAGACTATCAAAACGCTTTGGACAATTTCTGA
- a CDS encoding response regulator, translating to MEELQDSPDITTRSEKKYSLLYVDDEATNLRVFKSNFRKFFKVFTTTNPFEAIDILSENEIQVVVTDQRMPEMTGTEFLEKILPDHPDVIKIILTGFTDIEAIKDGINRCGIYKYITKPWNFDEMKGLLDRAMETYQQSVDSEEHIKELEVSNVELERRVKERTEELNSINKRLIDSIRYAGLLQQSMLPNERYLSRIFSEHFVMYRTKYLFSEEFIWTTSLNFRSEDYTVIALIEFDGKGIVGSLKTLIADSILNDLIQDRKIFHSGDIIKELTQELDAAGSKELECDLKVSVALFDNNAKTLQFSGINQDMIIFNGKEMVVLEGESEENVDDLMADKIEIQEDATYYMFSNGYFNQENQDGVKFSQEKFEEMIKSIQKKTLSEQYKFLNQTIDDWIGEGGLTDDVSIMGFKL from the coding sequence ATGGAAGAACTGCAAGATTCACCAGATATAACAACCAGAAGTGAGAAAAAATACTCCCTGCTTTATGTAGACGATGAAGCGACTAACCTGAGGGTATTTAAGTCAAATTTCAGGAAGTTTTTCAAGGTGTTTACCACTACAAACCCTTTTGAGGCGATTGATATACTAAGTGAGAATGAAATCCAGGTGGTGGTCACTGACCAGCGTATGCCTGAGATGACCGGGACGGAGTTCCTCGAGAAGATACTTCCCGACCATCCTGATGTGATCAAGATCATTCTTACCGGGTTTACAGATATTGAGGCCATCAAAGATGGTATCAACAGATGTGGTATATATAAGTACATCACCAAGCCCTGGAATTTTGATGAAATGAAGGGCCTGCTGGACAGGGCCATGGAGACCTACCAGCAGTCTGTGGATAGCGAAGAGCATATCAAGGAGCTAGAGGTGTCCAACGTGGAGTTGGAGCGCAGAGTGAAGGAAAGAACAGAAGAGCTGAACAGCATCAACAAGCGGCTGATAGATAGCATCCGATATGCAGGACTACTTCAGCAGTCGATGCTTCCAAATGAACGCTACCTTAGCCGCATATTTTCTGAGCATTTTGTAATGTATCGTACCAAGTACCTCTTTAGTGAGGAGTTTATCTGGACGACAAGTTTGAATTTCAGATCAGAAGATTACACCGTAATAGCCCTTATTGAGTTTGATGGGAAAGGAATCGTGGGATCACTGAAGACCCTCATCGCGGATTCTATTCTCAACGATTTGATCCAGGACAGGAAGATTTTTCACTCAGGAGATATTATTAAGGAATTGACTCAGGAACTGGATGCCGCGGGCTCTAAAGAACTGGAATGCGACCTTAAGGTTTCCGTAGCACTGTTTGATAACAACGCAAAGACCCTTCAGTTTAGCGGAATCAATCAGGACATGATTATTTTCAATGGAAAGGAAATGGTGGTGTTGGAAGGTGAATCTGAGGAGAATGTGGATGACCTGATGGCTGATAAGATTGAGATTCAGGAGGATGCTACCTACTATATGTTCTCCAATGGGTACTTCAATCAGGAAAATCAGGACGGTGTGAAATTTTCTCAGGAGAAATTTGAAGAGATGATCAAATCCATCCAAAAGAAGACACTCAGTGAGCAGTATAAATTCCTGAATCAGACTATAGACGACTGGATAGGAGAGGGTGGCCTGACAGATGATGTTTCGATTATGGGATTTAAGCTTTAA
- a CDS encoding pitrilysin family protein → MNKICKWTGVVLVSLMFGCNPQKAESPQDYSYQVPVDYYKLNNGLKVVFSQDKTAPTVVVAVYYNIGFRIEPQDRTGFAHLFEHMMFQGSENLGKMEFVKLVQQNGGVLNGSTRFDFTNYFEILPAHKLQTALWAEADRMSGLAITEDNLINQQGVVKNEVKVNVLNQPYGGFPWLDMPQYANENWYNAHNFYGDLEDLDAATLEDVKSFFDTFYAPNNAVLVVVGDFEKDETRQWIQEYFGDLPSAELPPVADISEPKQTAEKVFSKPDKLATRPALAFAYHMPERNTPEYYAMGLIDQLLLQGDDALLNQRFVKEKGYTGSVDGGINLLGNMFNYNGPMLWMGSLIHDAEVPSDSITAVLNQAIDEFTSKEVTQADLDRALIKMRSDLYSNLGGFFGFGRADLLASFALFDDDPGRINLLEGEFRKITPDLLKRTAEEYLVPENRTILILEPTTEEN, encoded by the coding sequence ATGAACAAAATATGCAAATGGACAGGTGTGGTGCTGGTGTCTCTGATGTTTGGGTGCAATCCCCAAAAGGCAGAATCCCCTCAGGACTATTCATACCAAGTGCCAGTAGATTATTATAAGCTCAACAACGGGTTGAAAGTGGTTTTTTCTCAGGATAAAACTGCTCCGACTGTGGTTGTGGCGGTGTATTATAACATTGGGTTCAGGATCGAACCCCAGGATCGAACAGGTTTTGCTCATCTTTTTGAACACATGATGTTTCAGGGATCAGAGAACTTAGGCAAAATGGAGTTTGTGAAACTGGTACAACAAAATGGGGGAGTCCTCAATGGATCTACCAGATTCGATTTCACCAATTATTTTGAGATTTTGCCGGCGCACAAACTACAGACTGCCTTGTGGGCAGAGGCAGACAGAATGAGCGGTTTGGCCATCACTGAGGATAACCTGATCAACCAACAGGGAGTAGTGAAGAATGAGGTAAAAGTTAATGTACTGAACCAACCCTATGGAGGATTTCCCTGGTTGGATATGCCACAGTACGCCAATGAAAACTGGTATAATGCACACAACTTTTATGGAGACCTGGAAGATCTGGATGCAGCCACTCTTGAAGATGTGAAAAGCTTTTTTGATACCTTCTATGCTCCTAATAACGCAGTACTGGTGGTAGTAGGGGATTTTGAGAAGGACGAGACCAGACAATGGATTCAGGAGTATTTTGGTGACTTGCCTTCAGCTGAGTTGCCTCCGGTAGCGGATATTTCAGAGCCTAAGCAAACAGCCGAAAAGGTGTTTAGCAAACCAGATAAGCTGGCCACTCGCCCTGCATTGGCCTTTGCCTATCACATGCCAGAGCGCAATACACCAGAGTATTATGCCATGGGATTAATTGATCAACTCTTGCTGCAGGGAGACGATGCGTTGCTAAATCAGCGCTTTGTAAAGGAAAAAGGATATACAGGATCTGTGGATGGAGGGATCAACTTACTCGGAAACATGTTTAACTATAATGGTCCGATGTTGTGGATGGGGTCACTCATTCATGATGCGGAAGTACCCTCCGATAGCATTACTGCAGTGTTAAATCAGGCGATTGATGAGTTCACCTCCAAGGAAGTGACTCAGGCAGATTTGGATCGGGCATTGATCAAAATGAGGTCGGATCTTTACTCCAATTTGGGAGGTTTTTTCGGATTTGGACGCGCTGACCTTTTGGCTTCTTTTGCCCTTTTCGATGATGACCCGGGAAGAATCAACCTTCTGGAAGGCGAGTTCAGGAAAATCACTCCTGACCTATTGAAACGCACGGCAGAGGAATACCTCGTGCCTGAAAATCGAACGATTTTGATTTTGGAACCTACTACTGAAGAAAATTGA
- a CDS encoding DUF302 domain-containing protein → MEIIDSKEELIFFEVVSHDGIAKERGLKLPPTRSILFEDPTLTTTLINCQQTAALDLPLEIIVWEEFGDVYLGFMDPKFMKRRFMINECDETIQALGDLMIRVTMDAIRELK, encoded by the coding sequence TTGGAGATTATTGATTCTAAGGAAGAATTGATCTTTTTTGAAGTAGTGTCTCACGATGGCATTGCCAAAGAAAGAGGTTTGAAACTACCACCGACCAGAAGTATCCTGTTTGAAGATCCCACTCTAACTACCACTTTAATCAACTGTCAGCAGACTGCTGCGCTTGACCTGCCCCTTGAAATAATCGTATGGGAGGAGTTTGGAGATGTCTATTTGGGATTTATGGATCCCAAGTTTATGAAGAGACGTTTCATGATTAACGAATGCGATGAGACCATTCAGGCGCTGGGAGATCTGATGATCAGAGTGACCATGGATGCCATTCGTGAGTTAAAATAA
- a CDS encoding YheT family hydrolase yields MPVIKKSEYKNPPFYLFNAHLETIVPSMFFKEPNDLYERERLELGDGDFLDLDWIKNNKDRCIVITHGLEGGSERYYVKRTAKFFRDRGWDVMAWNCRSCSGEMNRLPRFYHHGDTEDLSVVIDRVLEEGYESVALVGYSMGGSMSLKYLGEQSRASEIKGGVFFSVPCDLRDSAIQLLKKENRLYEQRFLKKLVEKIRIKAEAHPGVVSSEGLDSLKDFDTFHDRYTAPLHGFQSKDDFFASATCDQYLPGISVPVLIVNAQNDPMLGPACSPYDIAHQSEFVYLETPKKGGHVGFTLPGNAYSYMEKRAEAFIHEQLGISPSV; encoded by the coding sequence ATGCCTGTTATTAAGAAATCGGAATACAAGAATCCGCCATTTTACCTTTTCAATGCTCACCTTGAGACCATTGTGCCCTCCATGTTCTTTAAGGAGCCCAACGACCTCTATGAGCGCGAACGGCTTGAGCTTGGAGATGGAGATTTTTTGGATTTAGACTGGATCAAAAACAACAAAGACAGGTGTATTGTGATTACTCACGGACTTGAAGGTGGATCGGAAAGGTACTATGTCAAGCGCACTGCCAAATTTTTCAGAGATCGGGGATGGGACGTTATGGCATGGAACTGCCGGAGCTGTAGCGGAGAGATGAATCGTTTGCCTCGATTTTATCATCATGGCGACACAGAAGACCTGTCAGTGGTCATTGATCGGGTGCTGGAGGAAGGTTACGAATCGGTGGCGCTGGTGGGATATTCCATGGGGGGAAGCATGAGCCTGAAATACCTCGGTGAGCAGTCACGAGCTTCCGAGATCAAGGGTGGTGTTTTCTTCTCCGTACCCTGTGACCTACGGGACAGTGCGATCCAACTTCTGAAAAAGGAGAATAGACTCTATGAGCAGCGTTTTTTGAAGAAGCTGGTGGAGAAAATCAGGATCAAGGCTGAGGCGCACCCAGGGGTGGTTTCTTCAGAGGGGCTAGATTCACTGAAAGATTTTGATACTTTTCATGATAGATACACGGCTCCCCTTCATGGCTTTCAGAGTAAGGACGATTTTTTTGCATCTGCTACGTGCGATCAATACTTACCAGGCATAAGCGTACCAGTGTTGATAGTGAATGCTCAAAACGATCCGATGTTGGGGCCTGCCTGTTCGCCTTATGACATTGCTCATCAAAGCGAATTTGTTTACCTGGAAACACCCAAAAAGGGAGGACACGTTGGATTTACCTTGCCGGGAAATGCCTACAGTTATATGGAGAAGCGGGCAGAGGCGTTCATCCACGAGCAGCTCGGAATCAGTCCTTCGGTTTAA
- a CDS encoding DUF2452 domain-containing protein gives MQANKIDVSKIDLEKEREKITDFPGLIAFAHTVGSALIKPEDKGKIKGQALAAMHDQTDRQFRQVMDQMRVLMEQAHELKMRVKVSERIYQSTLNFTPVIHQVYHLYRRKDGSEFLSMIAPAEWGRKLPFEKHEASVRLLSDHTWEVLEDHLEDVS, from the coding sequence ATGCAAGCAAACAAAATTGACGTCTCCAAAATAGATCTGGAGAAGGAGCGTGAAAAAATCACTGATTTTCCAGGGTTAATCGCATTTGCTCACACAGTGGGCAGTGCACTTATCAAGCCTGAGGACAAAGGAAAAATAAAAGGCCAGGCCCTGGCAGCCATGCATGATCAAACAGACCGGCAGTTTAGGCAGGTCATGGACCAGATGCGGGTGCTTATGGAGCAGGCCCATGAACTCAAAATGCGAGTAAAGGTCTCCGAACGAATTTATCAGTCTACTCTGAATTTCACTCCGGTTATACATCAGGTTTACCACCTGTACAGGAGAAAAGACGGAAGCGAATTTCTTTCCATGATAGCGCCTGCTGAGTGGGGACGTAAGCTGCCTTTTGAGAAGCATGAAGCTTCTGTTAGGCTCCTTTCGGATCATACCTGGGAAGTATTGGAGGATCATTTGGAAGATGTAAGTTAA
- a CDS encoding DUF3127 domain-containing protein, whose protein sequence is MTIDGKLIEKSPTQDVTDSFKKREFVVEYAENPQYPEFLKFELIQTNCQQLDGFEVGDEMTISFNLKGRKWNDPKGGTKYFNSLQAWRLDKKSGSGDTPPPPQTDEGWMKEDFSSDEDLPF, encoded by the coding sequence ATGACGATAGACGGTAAATTAATCGAGAAATCACCTACCCAGGATGTAACGGACTCTTTCAAGAAAAGAGAATTTGTAGTGGAGTATGCGGAAAATCCGCAATACCCGGAGTTTTTAAAATTTGAACTCATCCAGACCAACTGTCAGCAATTAGACGGTTTTGAAGTAGGAGATGAAATGACCATTTCATTCAACCTGAAGGGAAGAAAGTGGAATGACCCAAAAGGAGGTACCAAATACTTCAACAGCCTCCAGGCATGGAGACTCGATAAAAAATCAGGCTCAGGAGATACGCCTCCTCCGCCACAAACCGATGAAGGGTGGATGAAGGAAGACTTCTCTTCTGATGAAGACCTACCCTTTTAA
- a CDS encoding DUF2911 domain-containing protein, protein MSKIRSQIGLAVLAFSLGLLTTSCNSKAEHRPSPPASDSVQVNGVSINVEYSSPGVKKRKIWGELVPYNEIWRTGANKATFLNTSGDILINGETLPKGTYAIFTIPTDSTWTIIFNEEWDQWGSYNYNQNKDIFRLIVTPSKSDFDERMKFTLTKNALTFDWEELSYELTIDTP, encoded by the coding sequence ATGTCCAAAATCAGATCACAAATAGGATTAGCCGTACTTGCTTTCAGCCTGGGCTTACTTACCACCTCCTGTAACAGTAAAGCAGAACACAGACCCTCCCCTCCCGCCAGCGACTCTGTGCAGGTAAATGGAGTTTCGATCAATGTAGAATATAGCAGTCCGGGGGTGAAGAAACGAAAAATCTGGGGAGAGCTGGTTCCATATAATGAAATCTGGCGCACAGGAGCCAATAAGGCAACCTTTCTAAACACCTCTGGGGATATCCTGATTAATGGAGAGACGCTACCCAAAGGCACATATGCCATTTTCACAATCCCAACAGATAGTACCTGGACCATCATATTTAATGAAGAATGGGATCAATGGGGCTCCTACAACTACAATCAAAACAAGGATATTTTCAGACTGATTGTTACTCCAAGTAAATCGGATTTCGACGAACGAATGAAGTTTACCCTAACGAAAAATGCACTCACCTTTGATTGGGAAGAGCTATCCTACGAATTAACAATTGATACGCCGTAG